From a region of the Candidatus Gracilibacteria bacterium genome:
- a CDS encoding prepilin-type N-terminal cleavage/methylation domain-containing protein — protein MDNNKNAFTLVELLVSIIISTLLLGGIFYLISDTILGISTTTRNADFLMDFNNFATIFNSGNMVIVKDVAENSGFDAGYLLNTQGDSGVLVGVVNRDTLTLAVDSDFDIYYPNILGYRVLSESEISQIVGDPTIIETLKFNGDATFPDFYVKDFQMNFYNSGDILDINLKLFPVFNEARIGVDWTEINREDIFEYTLTF, from the coding sequence ATGGACAATAACAAAAATGCATTCACGCTCGTAGAACTTTTAGTTTCTATAATTATTTCCACACTTTTACTTTGAGGGATCTTTTATCTTATTAGTGACACGATTCTCGGCATTTCTACTACAACCAGAAATGCTGATTTTTTAATGGATTTTAACAATTTTGCAACTATATTCAATTCTTGAAATATGGTTATAGTGAAAGATGTAGCAGAAAACTCTGGTTTTGACGCAGGATATCTTCTCAATACCCAGTGAGATTCAGGCGTATTGGTAGGAGTTGTAAATAGAGACACGCTTACCCTTGCAGTTGACTCTGATTTTGACATATATTATCCCAACATACTCTGATACAGAGTATTATCTGAATCTGAAATCAGTCAAATTGTTTGAGACCCCACAATTATTGAGACTTTGAAATTCAATTGAGATGCTACATTTCCTGATTTTTATGTGAAAGATTTTCAAATGAACTTTTATAATTCTTGAGATATTCTTGATATTAATTTAAAACTATTCCCAGTGTTTAATGAGGCACGCATATGAGTTGATTGGACTGAAATAAATAGAGAGGATATATTTGAATATACATTGACATTTTAA
- a CDS encoding HlyC/CorC family transporter, whose product MDPSIYFIFILLFVLSGFFSGTEIALMSLPSHKIESIVKQKLFGAKSLAIIKSNTDRLLITILVGNNLVNVYTAALATQISLTFAQNSGMEEAVAVAIATGAITFLLLMFGEIIPKSFASKNAESISLLVSPVYRFLMILLFPIIWIIEKIIKLFTGTAKPISISDEEIETFLDMGRSSGTLEDDDHTRLKNTLEFSDTLIEEIMIPRVKLEALSDEKTVSEALEFYMKHTHSRIPVFHETIDDIVGIITIRDLLREKSQGHESRKLSELHFKKLIKAPLSQPIDVLLEIFKESRQHMSIVIDEYGGVAGIVTLEDIIEEVFGEIHDETDYETDEIIENGNNSYTIDSSISMDDILEEFELEFSDIGFDEKEFGSETVSYILTHELERFPEKNETICFNVLDDKEEASGNTLCFTILEVEDAMIGKIEVTLNLVKSDLEG is encoded by the coding sequence ATGGACCCCTCGATATACTTTATATTTATTTTATTGTTTGTGTTGTCTGGATTTTTTTCTTGAACTGAGATTGCACTAATGAGTCTTCCAAGTCATAAAATCGAAAGTATTGTGAAACAAAAGCTGTTTGGGGCAAAATCCTTAGCTATAATTAAATCAAATACTGATAGACTCCTTATTACCATTTTGGTGGGAAATAATCTTGTAAATGTTTATACAGCTGCTCTTGCAACTCAAATTTCACTCACATTTGCTCAAAATTCTTGAATGGAGGAGGCAGTAGCAGTCGCGATTGCTACCTGAGCCATCACTTTTCTACTCCTTATGTTTTGAGAAATAATCCCTAAGAGTTTTGCGAGTAAAAATGCTGAATCAATATCACTTCTCGTATCTCCAGTATATAGATTTCTCATGATTCTTTTGTTTCCAATTATTTGGATTATAGAAAAAATTATCAAGTTATTTACAGGAACAGCTAAACCAATTAGTATATCTGATGAGGAAATAGAGACATTTTTAGATATGTGAAGATCTTCATGAACGCTTGAGGATGATGATCATACGAGACTCAAAAATACGCTTGAGTTTTCAGATACACTTATAGAGGAGATTATGATTCCAAGAGTGAAACTTGAAGCACTTTCAGATGAAAAAACCGTATCAGAAGCTCTTGAATTTTATATGAAACATACGCATAGTAGAATCCCAGTTTTTCATGAAACAATTGATGATATAGTTGGTATTATCACAATTCGTGATCTACTCAGAGAAAAGTCACAAGGGCACGAATCTCGTAAACTCTCAGAACTTCATTTTAAAAAGCTTATCAAGGCTCCGCTCAGTCAACCTATAGATGTATTACTTGAGATATTCAAAGAGAGTAGGCAACATATGTCTATTGTTATTGATGAGTATGGTTGAGTAGCCGGAATAGTAACTCTGGAGGATATTATTGAGGAAGTTTTTGGTGAAATTCATGATGAGACAGACTATGAGACTGATGAAATAATTGAAAATGGAAACAATAGTTACACTATAGACTCATCAATTTCTATGGATGATATACTTGAGGAGTTTGAACTTGAATTTTCAGATATCGGTTTTGATGAAAAAGAGTTTGGTTCTGAGACGGTAAGTTATATTTTGACTCATGAACTTGAAAGATTTCCAGAAAAAAATGAAACTATATGTTTCAATGTCCTAGATGATAAAGAAGAAGCAAGTTGAAATACGCTTTGTTTTACTATTTTAGAAGTAGAGGATGCTATGATAGGAAAAATAGAAGTTACACTGAATCTTGTAAAATCTGATCTCGAATGATAA
- a CDS encoding type IV secretion system DNA-binding domain-containing protein, whose translation MSFGISPDDRRRHMYIIGKTGMGKSVLLENMIMDDIHKGRGVAVIDPHGDLAEGIIGLIPKSRTNQTIIFDPSDTDWPIAFNMLENISDDQRSFVASGLVGIFKRIFGESWGPRLEHTLRNTILALMEYPNTTLISIPLMLTSEVFRAKVVKKITDPVVKKFWTHEYGKLTPQQRNETAGPILNKVGQFLSSTILRNVLGQPKNSFSLRWAMDHKKIIIVNLSKGKIGEDASSLLGAMIVTKFQLDAMSRADIPESKRIDFYLYVDEFQNFATDSFSTILSEARKYKLNLVMANQYIDQMTETVRGAVFGNVGSLISFQVGYNDSKMLAEAFAGNIEADDLMNQKKYTIYIKELIDGMPSPIFSAVTFPPHPKDEEEFQERYQKILQVSRERYCKKRSVVEGKINQSMADIEKSEEEWEQRKEEYKEKKEQEKRDKQRARNTEKQ comes from the coding sequence ATGAGTTTTGGTATTAGTCCAGATGATAGACGTCGTCATATGTATATCATAGGGAAGACGTGAATGTGAAAATCTGTCTTGCTTGAAAACATGATTATGGATGATATTCATAAAGGTCGTTGAGTGGCTGTTATAGACCCACACGGAGATTTGGCTGAATGAATTATAGGGCTTATACCAAAGAGTAGAACGAACCAAACGATTATTTTTGATCCATCTGATACAGATTGGCCAATAGCATTTAATATGCTTGAAAATATCTCTGATGATCAACGTTCTTTTGTAGCTTCATGACTTGTTTGAATATTTAAGCGTATTTTTGGTGAGTCGTGGGGACCTAGACTTGAGCATACGCTCAGAAATACAATTTTAGCACTTATGGAATATCCAAACACGACTCTTATTTCTATTCCACTGATGTTAACCAGTGAAGTATTTCGGGCTAAGGTAGTGAAGAAAATAACTGATCCAGTTGTGAAAAAGTTTTGGACTCATGAGTACGGAAAACTGACTCCTCAACAACGAAATGAAACTGCAGGACCAATACTCAATAAAGTTGGACAATTTCTCTCTAGTACAATTCTAAGAAATGTTCTTGGGCAACCAAAGAATTCATTTTCACTGCGATGGGCTATGGATCATAAAAAAATTATTATAGTTAATCTCTCAAAGTGAAAGATTTGAGAAGATGCTTCAAGTTTGCTATGAGCGATGATTGTCACAAAATTTCAGTTAGATGCCATGAGTCGGGCTGATATACCTGAGAGTAAAAGAATAGATTTTTATCTCTATGTAGATGAGTTTCAAAACTTTGCAACTGATAGTTTTTCTACTATCTTATCCGAAGCTCGAAAATATAAGTTGAACCTTGTAATGGCAAATCAGTATATTGATCAAATGACTGAAACGGTTCGAGGAGCTGTGTTTGGGAATGTCTGAAGCCTGATTTCATTTCAAGTGTGATACAACGACTCAAAAATGCTTGCAGAAGCATTTGCTTGAAATATTGAAGCAGATGACCTGATGAATCAAAAAAAATATACAATTTATATCAAAGAACTCATAGATGGAATGCCATCTCCAATATTCTCTGCCGTGACCTTTCCTCCACACCCTAAAGATGAAGAAGAATTTCAAGAGAGATATCAAAAAATACTTCAAGTTTCAAGAGAAAGGTACTGTAAAAAGCGATCTGTAGTAGAGTGAAAAATAAATCAATCAATGGCAGATATAGAAAAATCTGAAGAAGAATGGGAACAACGAAAAGAAGAATACAAAGAAAAAAAAGAACAAGAAAAACGTGATAAACAAAGGGCTAGAAATACCGAAAAACAATAA